ATAATCCGATTTGCACTCAGCAATAACAGTGGTGTGGAATAACCAGCACCCACCACCCGGGATGGCTCTTTGCGGCTGTCAGCTCTCACGCCTCAGCCTCCTACACAAGCAGCCACTGGGTGAGCAAAAACAGCGCCCGTGGAGGGGTGCCAGCAGAAGCCCTCTCACGCCCCTGCCCCCCATACCACAGCCATGAGCGCGCACACCTGGCTTCCCACCGGAGGCCCGTGTGATTTTAGGCGAGTTCTTGGTCTCTGGTGGCTGTGATGGTCAGGGGTGGGAGTGAGAGCGGGCCCAGCGGGTCAGTGTGGGCGCCCCACGCGGCCGCCACCTGGCGCGCCCATCCAGCCCATGCCACTTGCGCCCTGCTGCTGGAGCTCTGATACAGCCGGGGGTTAACCCGAGGGCCTTGGGAGGGCCGGGGCGGCCAGGGGACAGACTTTGCGTCAAGAGTCCAGGGTTCTAGCTGATTCACTGCCCTGGGAGCCCTATCCGCCCgcgaggcctcagtttccccacccacGCAATGGGGGCTGGATCAGGACCGGGTGGGTGGGTTCGGCCTTGGGGGGGCGGCCTGGCCTGGCGCTCACCCCTATCCTGGGCGGGGGCGGGGCTCCCGGCGGCGGCCCAGGTGGGGCGGGGCCGgccggcggggcggggcggggcggcagGGTCCCCACGGCGCGGGctcgcgcggcggcggcggcgtcgGTGGCAGCAGCGCGTGCGCGCCCCGGATCGGGCGGTGAGTGCGGAGAGAGTCGGCGCCCGGGCTGGGGGCGACGGGAGTGCAGAGAGTGGGGGGTCTGCTCGCCGCTCGTGCAGGGGACTGGGGCAGAACCCCCGAGGAAGGGGGTGGTAGGGGACCTCGGGGCTGTGGAGCTGCGGGGCGCCCACGGGGGCGACGCAGAGCGATCGCGGGGACCCGAGAGGTGAGCGGGCCGGGGGCGCCTGCGGCTAGGCGGCGCCGGCCTCCAGGAGGCGGGACCTGGCCGCTCGGAGACCCCCCCCCACACCGTCTCTGGAGCCCGATTCTGCGGCTGGGTCCGGAGAATGGGCCCAGCGGCCTTGGGAAAGGGCTCCCCCTGCTGGTGACGGGGCGACCCGAGGGCCGGCCGCGCGGGGGGCTCTCGTGGGGGGCGGAGGGGCGCCGCAGCCCCACCTTCACGCCCTGATCCGGGTCCTGCAGATCCCCAGGCCCTGACTGGGGCTTCAGAGGCCCGGGACCCCGCAGCGCAGGCGGATAGTCTCAGGTGGGGGTTCACACTGCACCCCCACTTCCACCCCCACAGAACCGGTCGTGCGGGGCGGGGGAAAGAGGCGAGGGGCGGGCGTCCACCGTGAGTCGGTCTGTCATCGCTGTCTGTCGCACTCTGCCTTCTGCTCCTCCCCCACTGGGCCCTAACGTCCCAAACACCCCTTCTTGATGGGAAGGGGGGGATCCAGGGCCGTTGCTCTGCCGTGGATTCGGGCCCAGCCTCCTAGGTGGGGACTGCTGGGATGCAGGCcaggcaggtgggggcagggcccATGGCGACACTCGGAGGGGACAGGGAGGTTATTGCTGATCGCCCCGGAGGCGCTCCCCCACCCAGTGGCGGCTGTAAACTCGAAGGGAAATGAGATTTGTCTCTGCCAGCACCAGGCAGCTCCATGGCCTGGGGGAGGCATGACTTTCAAAAatcgagtctttttttttttttttttttaaagtacgttTCTTTTTCTGAACAGCTTTAAATAGTTATGGGGGGTGCTAGGGATGAGAATTTGGACAATTACATCTGTATGAGATTGACTTCCCCAGGGACCTGATAGGGCAGGCAAGGGTCTGAGCCCTGGCAGTGCGTGAGCCCACACTAGGCCCCTACCCCCTCCGGGCTCCCCACACCAGACCTGCACCTCATTTGTCACTGGTCCTACTCTCCAGGTCCACCTGTCCCCACTACTTCTATTCTTGCCTGGACCCCTTAACAGTGCCCTCCCCTGGGTTAATCTCCCTCCCGCTCTGGTTATGAGGCCCTGTCTCTGCCCAGACATTCTGCCCCCACTGCCCCCAAACTACGCCCCCACACCTCAGCTGCCCACTGCAGCCTCTGCCTGCCGGGCCACCCCCTGCCCTCCCCTCTCTACCCTGTCACCTGCTCCGTGTAGCCAGTGAACAGGCCAGGGCAGAAGGACCCTCCCCTTCCCCATCCACCCCGGACAGTGTGAGGAGGTAGGTAAGAGCCCAtccacagtggctgtgacctCTCCTGGCTTCCCGTGTCCTGGGGAGCTGTCGCTGTCCCCCGGGGGCTAGGCTTGGCTCAGCCACAGATGTAGTTGTCACTATTTAGGGGACTGACCAGCAAGGCTGCAGAAAGGGCCCTTGACACCATTGTGGTGCATCTGAAGGGACTGAGTCCCAGAAAACGGGAAGACCTTATCAGAGACCCCACCTGGCCTTTCCACTGGGGCCTTGCAGGACCTGGACCGCCCACCTGGGAGAACCCCCCAGAGCTGAGGGaggcagccccacccccaagtccCCACAGCATGTCACAGCCCACTGATTCTGGGCTGGGGTTCCTCACATCTCCAGGAATCCTCACCCCGCCACCCTGGCTCCAACGGAACGAAAGGCTGCCCCAGTGCCCAGCCCCAGGTTTCGTCCAGACCCTGAGTGGCTATCCTGCGAGCCCCTGGACTCATCAGAGCCCAGCATGGGGATGAGCCATCCCCCAAATGCAGAGTCTGCTCTGAAAACCTGTGCAGCCTATAACGGCACCGGCTGGTTGGCACCTGCTGGTGGGCCAGGACCTGCCCCTGACCCCCGATGGAATCCACAGCCACCCTGGAGGGGCAACCCCCATTcggcagatgagaaaacaggctcagaaGGTCCAGGTCAGGCAGCAAGGCCCAGACTCTGCCCAGCAGTGCACCTCGCCATCATCCCGTGTGCCCGATGGCGTGGGGTGGGCTGGAGGGCCCTGAGCCCAAGGGGGAGCTGGCCCAAAGGCTTGCCCTCCACCCCACCTTCCTTGAGTGACTCAGGGCTTTTCGAGCAGGGTCCAGGTGCCTCCCGCCCCAACATGGAGCACCGGCTTCCTGCTTCCAGCCTGGGCCTGGGCATCAGCACCCCTCCATCGCCCCCCCAGTTTGGAGGGCTCTTGGCTGGCAAGGCGTGGCATGGGGGGACTCCTGCCCATGGGGGTGCTGCATGGGAGGGTCTGCATGGGGACTCGGGGAGACACTGCTCTGTGCTGCAGGCCACCCTGAGGAGAAGACTGGCCCCCCAGCAAGATGGCCATGTGGGGCTCCCGGGAGCTGGTCCTGTTGTGGCTCCTGGTGCTGGCCGCCAGTGGTGTGGACCACGTCTGTGGCGCAAACCACGTCTACCAGCCTGGGTGAGCTGGGGCCCTCCCCAAGACAGCCCCTCCCCAAGGCCGCCCCCAGACTGCAGGAAGATGTGGCTCTGCTCTCTGATTCCTGCTGAGGGTCCTGCCCTGCCCACAGTGGGAGTGGGAAGGGAAGCCCCTCCCTCATGTTCTTGGCTCCCTTGGATGGGGCTGGGAGGGCCCTGGCACCAGGGGTCCCTCACTGACCCCCAGGTGTCCCACAGCCGAAGAGTGTGTGCAGACAGGGCTCCCAGGGGTGCGGTCTCCGAGTCCTTTGTGCAGCGGGTGTACCAGCCCTTCCTTACAATCTGCAATGGACACCGGGCCTGCAGCACCTACCGGTGAGTGCCACCACCGCCCGGCCCCCACCCTGCCTGAGGGCCACCCAGGGCCCGCCACCCCCCCACCGGAAGGCCACTCTCGGCCCACCATCCCCCCAACCCGAGGGCCACCCAgggcccaccaccaccacccctacCTAGCTGGGCTTCAGTGACCTGGGTCCAGGGGGAGAAAGGCTGGCTGAGGTCCTGATGAACCCGGTGCAGGGGCTGACCTCTCCAAAGGGTCACCCGTCTGTTTAATCTCACCTGTCTCAGTCCCAGAGGACTTTCGTATCTTAACAACCCTGAGTGCCAGTGCCCTAAGACAGGGCCTCTCTGATTAGGAAGGAACCTTAAAGGGCATCCAGTAACCTGCTTCCCCTATTTTAGAGGGGGCACCCATTCAGTTATGGGGTGTCTCTTCCCCCGGGGCATCTCTGACTGTGAGTTCTCCACGGAGCTGAAGTCTGCCTCCCGGAACTGGCCTTGGTCATTCTGGCCCTGCCCTTGGGTCTCCAGTGGGCACCCCTCTCCCATGACGTCCCCCAGCAGTGAAGTCCCATTGGCTCAACTGTGACAGCCAGAAGGGTGTGGGTCCCCATTCTGAGTTGCAGGAATTTggctttgagaattttttttctcatttgaggCTCCCCTGGCGGGATACCCACCCCGGGCTGAGAAGGGGGGCCTGTGGGCGGGACCAGAGCCAGCACAGCAGGCCAGGGGAGCGTGGTGGGACCACGTCTCCCTGAGATTGCTGGGGGCtggtgagtgtgtgtctgtgctcGCGCGCACACACGTGTCGATGTCTGTGGCCTCCAGGGCCCAGAGCTCAGGGAGGGATGAGGCAGGGTGGGGTTGTCGGAGCCGGGCCCGGGTCCCCTGCCCTGACCTGCTGGGGGCCTTGGCAAGCCCCTTCCCCTAGACGAAGACCCGCCTCCCTGCCCGTGCAGGGGGAGGCTCCATCGGGTGACACAGTAGGCACTGCTCCCCCACTCCAGACCAGCCACGCACTGGGGCCCCAGCCAGCCCTCAGCACCCCCACCCAAGCCCCACAAAGCCTTGGTGCGGAAGGGCCTCTGTGATGCAGGGCTCCTGTCCCTGGGGGAGAAATCCTCTGAGGTCCACCCTAAGGAGATGGCTCTGGGCTGTTTCCGGATGCAGGAGGGTGAGTGtgccatgcttgtgctgtctggGAGACAGGTGGCACCCACAGAGGCCACGAAGCCCCCACATCCCAGACAGTCCAGTCTTCTGAGTGGTACCCCCTCCCCAGGACCATCTACAGGATTGCCTACCGCCGCAGCCCCAGGCCAGCCCCGGCTAGACCACGCTACGTCTGCTGTCCCGGCTGGAAGAGGACCAACAGGCTCCCCGGGGCCTGTGGAGCAGGTGAGGGCAGTGGCCTGAGGCCCTGCACCCCTGGGGACCAAGGCCCTGCACCCCTCAGACCCTGAGACCCCACACCACTCAGACCAGAGGCACTATACCTCTGGGCCCTGTAGCACCCAGCACTAGTTATCTCATTAGTAGCCCAGTTACGAAGCGATCACTTTTCCAGACCTCGGGGAAAGGACCTGCTGCGTTTCTCTAAGGAGCAAAGCACCTCCTTGCCACGAAGCACCCCCTTCCCCAGCCAGTGTTCCCAAGGGGTCCTGGTGTCTCCTGAGTGGGTGACAGCCCCCCTCACCCACAGCAGTATGCCAGCCACCGTGCCAGAATGGAGGGAGCTGTGTCTGGCCAGGCCGATGCAACTGTCCTGCCGGGTGGCAGGGGCATACCTGTCAGACAGGTAACActggcccagccctgccccaccccagtcCAGTGCTGCCCGCTTTGGGGTAAGGGGCCTGGGCAGGGTCCTCTGGGCACTGCCCCATGTGTCTGATCAAAATGCTGGCCAAAGGGGGTGGCCGCTAACGGAGTGTCCTCAGGGGGTTGAGTGGGGTGGCCCCACCTCCTGCAGGTGCAACCCCTGCCTGACACCCGTTCCTGGCTTTCCAGATGTGGATGAATGCAGCTGGGGACGAGGCGGCTGTCCCCAGCACTGTGTCAACACTGCAGGCAGCTACCGGTGCCAGTGTCAGGAGGGGCACCGCCTGTCTGCAGACGGGACACTCTGCCTGCCCATGAGAGGGCCCCCCATGGTGGCCCCAAGCCGCAGGCCAGGTAAACTTCTCGCTCACCCCTGCCTTGTGGGTGGGGAATGGGGGGTGGGAACAGCCATCCGGTCAAAAAAGA
The sequence above is drawn from the Elephas maximus indicus isolate mEleMax1 chromosome 9, mEleMax1 primary haplotype, whole genome shotgun sequence genome and encodes:
- the EGFL7 gene encoding epidermal growth factor-like protein 7 isoform X8; this translates as MAMWGSRELVLLWLLVLAASGVDHVCGANHVYQPGRRVCADRAPRGAVSESFVQRVYQPFLTICNGHRACSTYRTIYRIAYRRSPRPAPARPRYVCCPGWKRTNRLPGACGADVDECSWGRGGCPQHCVNTAGSYRCQCQEGHRLSADGTLCLPMRGPPMVAPSRRPGVDREVEQEVQSLQSRVAVLEQKLQLVLAPLHSLASRALELGLPDPSSLLAHSFRQLERIDSLSEQISFLEEQLGACSCKKEL
- the EGFL7 gene encoding epidermal growth factor-like protein 7 isoform X2; amino-acid sequence: MGARAHGLGGRARHAGPMLHRGSGATPAQQGSGGQGQAWARAASAPTLVKAWAAFTAGRLVGCQAPGHEGFPHTRNPHPATLAPTERKAAPVPSPRFRPDPEWLSCEPLDSSEPSMGMSHPPNAESALKTCAAYNGTGWLAPAGGPGPAPDPRWNPQPPWRGNPHSADEKTGSEGPGHPEEKTGPPARWPCGAPGSWSCCGSWCWPPVVWTTSVAQTTSTSLAEECVQTGLPGVRSPSPLCSGCTSPSLQSAMDTGPAAPTGPSTGLPTAAAPGQPRLDHATSAVPAGRGPTGSPGPVEQYASHRARMEGAVSGQADATVLPGGRGIPVRQMWMNAAGDEAAVPSTVSTLQAATGASVRRGTACLQTGHSACP
- the EGFL7 gene encoding epidermal growth factor-like protein 7 isoform X7, coding for MAMWGSRELVLLWLLVLAASGVDHVCGANHVYQPGRRVCADRAPRGAVSESFVQRVYQPFLTICNGHRACSTYRTIYRIAYRRSPRPAPARPRYVCCPGWKRTNRLPGACGAAVCQPPCQNGGSCVWPGRCNCPAGWQGHTCQTDVDECSWGRGGCPQHCVNTAGSYRCQCQEGHRLSADGTLCLPMRGPPMVAPSRRPGVDREVEQEVQSLQSRVAVLEQKLQLVLAPLHSLASRALELGLPDPSSLLAHSFRQLERIDSLSSCKKEL
- the EGFL7 gene encoding epidermal growth factor-like protein 7 isoform X1, whose protein sequence is MGARAHGLGGRARHAGPMLHRGSGATPAQQGSGGQGQAWARAASAPTLVKAWAAFTAGRLVGCQAPGHEGFPHTRNPHPATLAPTERKAAPVPSPRFRPDPEWLSCEPLDSSEPSMGMSHPPNAESALKTCAAYNGTGWLAPAGGPGPAPDPRWNPQPPWRGNPHSADEKTGSEGPGHPEEKTGPPARWPCGAPGSWSCCGSWCWPPVVWTTSVAQTTSTSLAEECVQTGLPGVRSPSPLCSGCTSPSLQSAMDTGPAAPTGPSTGLPTAAAPGQPRLDHATSAVPAGRGPTGSPGPVEQQYASHRARMEGAVSGQADATVLPGGRGIPVRQMWMNAAGDEAAVPSTVSTLQAATGASVRRGTACLQTGHSACP
- the EGFL7 gene encoding epidermal growth factor-like protein 7 isoform X4 → MGARAHGLGGRARHAGPMLHRGSGATPAQQGSGGQGQAWARAASAPTLVKAWAAFTAGRLVGCQAPGHEGFPHTRNPHPATLAPTERKAAPVPSPRFRPDPEWLSCEPLDSSEPSMGMSHPPNAESALKTCAAYNGTGWLAPAGGPGPAPDPRWNPQPPWRGNPHSADEKTGSEGPGHPEEKTGPPARWPCGAPGSWSCCGSWCWPPVVWTTSVAQTTSTSLAEECVQTGLPGVRSPSPLCSGCTSPSLQSAMDTGPAAPTGPSTGLPTAAAPGQPRLDHATSAVPAGRGPTGSPGPVEQTSGKGPAAFL
- the EGFL7 gene encoding epidermal growth factor-like protein 7 isoform X5, which codes for MAMWGSRELVLLWLLVLAASGVDHVCGANHVYQPGRRVCADRAPRGAVSESFVQRVYQPFLTICNGHRACSTYRTIYRIAYRRSPRPAPARPRYVCCPGWKRTNRLPGACGAAVCQPPCQNGGSCVWPGRCNCPAGWQGHTCQTDVDECSWGRGGCPQHCVNTAGSYRCQCQEGHRLSADGTLCLPMRGPPMVAPSRRPGVDREVEQEVQSLQSRVAVLEQKLQLVLAPLHSLASRALELGLPDPSSLLAHSFRQLERIDSLSEQISFLEEQLGACSCKKEL
- the EGFL7 gene encoding epidermal growth factor-like protein 7 isoform X6, producing the protein MAMWGSRELVLLWLLVLAASGVDHVCGANHVYQPGRRVCADRAPRGAVSESFVQRVYQPFLTICNGHRACSTYRTIYRIAYRRSPRPAPARPRYVCCPGWKRTNRLPGACGAVCQPPCQNGGSCVWPGRCNCPAGWQGHTCQTDVDECSWGRGGCPQHCVNTAGSYRCQCQEGHRLSADGTLCLPMRGPPMVAPSRRPGVDREVEQEVQSLQSRVAVLEQKLQLVLAPLHSLASRALELGLPDPSSLLAHSFRQLERIDSLSEQISFLEEQLGACSCKKEL
- the EGFL7 gene encoding epidermal growth factor-like protein 7 isoform X3, with translation MGARAHGLGGRARHAGPMLHRGSGATPAQQGSGGQGQAWARAASAPTLVKAWAAFTAGRLVGCQAPGHEGFPHTRNPHPATLAPTERKAAPVPSPRFRPDPEWLSCEPLDSSEPSMGMSHPPNAESALKTCAAYNGTGWLAPAGGPGPAPDPRWNPQPPWRGNPHSADEKTGSEGPGHPEEKTGPPARWPCGAPGSWSCCGSWCWPPVVWTTSVAQTTSTSLAEECVQTGLPGVRSPSPLCSGCTSPSLQSAMDTGPAAPTGPSTGLPTAAAPGQPRLDHATSAVPAGRGPTGSPGPVEQMWMNAAGDEAAVPSTVSTLQAATGASVRRGTACLQTGHSACP